Proteins co-encoded in one Stenotrophomonas maltophilia genomic window:
- a CDS encoding DUF4350 domain-containing protein, translated as MSPRLFWSLLLGVLVLLGIPLTILYLRTHERVTETITLPAQGEAAYNPLYVLGQALRADGIEVHARPRLELQQMALGRHDTVVLLQDSSELPAPVARALLAWAGRGGHLLVRTPPPAEDDAGSTQGPLLDQLGVDSLFQRSECQPFHVQDDPGHVEFCTGRRFTLGFAASAQAERRWGSDHDLVFARLRHGQGRVSVLADMAFMRGEVDSPAARLAAAAGNASDGLHDRAHRDLTRYLLDPNYGKGSVWLVYASRPPSLWARVFYQGWPLWAPLLLAILGWLWGRSQRFGSLLPSPVLERRSLLEHVRASGELLLRFGQGARLYDAVHALFLHRLRLRAPVAAALEGAPREQAIAELLAWPRSRVASALTPPPPHDSSALRERIRLLLQMRSLL; from the coding sequence ATGAGCCCGCGCCTGTTCTGGTCGTTGTTGCTGGGTGTGCTGGTGCTGCTTGGCATACCGCTGACCATCCTCTACCTGCGCACGCACGAGCGCGTGACCGAGACCATCACCCTGCCCGCGCAGGGCGAGGCCGCCTACAACCCGCTGTATGTGCTCGGCCAGGCGCTGCGCGCCGACGGTATCGAGGTGCATGCACGGCCCCGGCTGGAGCTGCAGCAGATGGCACTGGGCCGGCACGACACGGTGGTGCTGCTGCAGGACAGCAGCGAACTGCCCGCACCGGTGGCGCGTGCGCTGTTGGCCTGGGCCGGGCGAGGAGGTCATCTGCTGGTGCGCACCCCACCGCCGGCCGAAGATGACGCCGGCAGCACGCAGGGCCCCTTGCTGGACCAGCTGGGCGTGGACAGCCTGTTCCAGCGCAGCGAGTGCCAGCCGTTTCATGTGCAGGATGATCCCGGCCACGTGGAATTCTGCACAGGCCGGCGCTTCACCCTGGGCTTTGCCGCCAGCGCGCAGGCCGAGCGTCGCTGGGGCAGCGATCACGACCTGGTGTTCGCACGCCTGCGCCATGGCCAGGGCCGGGTGAGCGTGCTGGCCGACATGGCATTCATGCGCGGCGAGGTGGATTCGCCTGCTGCGCGCCTGGCGGCCGCCGCCGGCAACGCCAGCGACGGACTGCACGATCGTGCGCACCGCGACCTGACCCGTTACCTGCTTGATCCGAACTACGGCAAAGGCAGCGTCTGGCTGGTCTATGCCAGCCGCCCGCCGTCACTGTGGGCACGCGTGTTCTATCAGGGCTGGCCGCTGTGGGCACCGCTGCTGCTGGCCATCCTGGGCTGGCTGTGGGGCCGCTCGCAACGCTTCGGCAGCCTGTTGCCATCGCCGGTGCTGGAGCGCCGCTCGCTGCTGGAACACGTGCGCGCCAGCGGTGAACTGCTGCTGCGTTTCGGCCAGGGTGCGCGTCTGTACGACGCCGTGCACGCCTTGTTCCTGCATCGCCTGCGCCTGCGCGCACCGGTCGCCGCCGCACTGGAGGGCGCACCGCGCGAACAGGCCATCGCCGAACTGCTGGCCTGGCCGCGCAGCCGCGTTGCCAGCGCACTGACCCCGCCACCACCGCATGATTCCTCCGCCCTGCGCGAGCGCATCCGCTTGCTGCTCCAGATGAGATCCCTGCTATGA
- a CDS encoding nucleotidyltransferase domain-containing protein, protein MDDIHPIAPDKRAAILSTLAEIERRHDVRVLLACESGSRGWGFSSPDSDYDARFIYVHRQPWYLSVNESTGPGEAQRDVIELPIDDELDVSGWDLRKALRLVSKSNPTLIEWLRSPIIYQQDHTAVSQLWKAAESFYSPLGTWWHYFNMARSNHRGYLRGDTVRTKKYLYVLRPLLACQWIEHERTPPPMAFEDLLDRLLPHGPVREAIDGLLAVKRASAEVSAGPRIAAISDFIDRELAARAEQAPHLPAGQGDSAWLDGLFRQMLAEHAPT, encoded by the coding sequence ATGGACGACATCCACCCGATCGCGCCGGACAAGCGCGCCGCCATCCTTTCCACCCTGGCCGAGATCGAACGACGCCACGACGTGCGCGTGCTGCTGGCCTGCGAATCGGGCAGCCGTGGCTGGGGCTTTTCCTCACCGGACAGCGACTACGACGCGCGTTTCATCTACGTGCACCGCCAGCCGTGGTATCTCAGCGTCAACGAGAGCACCGGTCCCGGCGAAGCGCAGCGCGATGTGATCGAACTGCCGATCGACGATGAGCTCGACGTCAGCGGCTGGGACCTGCGCAAGGCACTGCGGCTGGTCTCAAAATCCAATCCGACACTGATCGAATGGCTGCGTTCGCCGATCATCTACCAGCAGGATCACACCGCGGTGTCGCAGTTGTGGAAGGCTGCTGAGTCGTTCTATTCACCCCTTGGCACGTGGTGGCACTACTTCAACATGGCGCGCTCGAACCATCGCGGTTACCTGCGTGGTGACACGGTGCGTACGAAGAAGTACCTGTACGTGCTGCGCCCGCTGCTGGCCTGCCAGTGGATCGAACACGAACGGACACCCCCGCCGATGGCCTTCGAGGATCTGCTGGACCGGCTGCTGCCGCACGGCCCGGTGCGTGAAGCCATCGATGGCCTGCTGGCGGTTAAACGCGCCAGTGCCGAGGTCAGTGCCGGACCACGCATCGCGGCGATCAGCGATTTCATCGATCGTGAACTGGCTGCCCGTGCCGAGCAGGCCCCCCACCTGCCTGCTGGCCAGGGCGACAGCGCTTGGCTGGACGGGCTGTTCCGGCAGATGCTGGCCGAGCATGCGCCGACCTGA
- a CDS encoding RDD family protein, translated as MAAPMLDTYREVVTPEGVPLQLPAAGPVPRAMAWLVDLGIRFAVLVVMSFPLALLDEFGSGLYLALMFLVYWLYPIICEALWGRTLGKRALGLRVLARDGAPVGWMAAITRNLLRTVDMLPFGYALGLVSSLFDAHGRRLGDLVAGTVVVHAPALYLPPPPTIDSVLVPPQPLRPEEQAAVLAFAERAPRLSPARQQELAGIAEPLTGTHGQVGVLRLYAMANWLLGRR; from the coding sequence ATGGCCGCCCCGATGCTCGACACCTACCGCGAGGTGGTGACGCCGGAGGGTGTACCGCTGCAGCTGCCGGCCGCCGGCCCGGTGCCGCGGGCGATGGCCTGGCTGGTCGACCTCGGCATACGCTTCGCCGTGCTGGTGGTGATGTCGTTTCCGCTCGCGCTGCTGGACGAGTTCGGCTCCGGGCTCTACCTGGCGCTGATGTTCCTGGTCTATTGGCTCTACCCGATCATCTGCGAGGCGCTGTGGGGCCGCACCCTGGGCAAGCGCGCACTGGGCCTGCGCGTGCTCGCCCGCGATGGCGCGCCGGTGGGCTGGATGGCGGCGATCACCCGTAACCTTCTGCGCACCGTGGACATGCTGCCGTTCGGCTACGCACTGGGCCTGGTCAGCAGCCTGTTCGACGCGCATGGCCGGCGCCTCGGCGACCTGGTGGCCGGCACCGTGGTGGTGCACGCGCCGGCGCTGTACCTGCCGCCACCCCCGACCATCGACAGCGTGCTGGTACCGCCGCAGCCGCTGCGGCCGGAGGAACAGGCCGCGGTGCTGGCCTTCGCCGAGCGCGCGCCGCGGCTGTCGCCGGCACGCCAGCAGGAGCTGGCCGGCATTGCCGAACCCCTCACCGGTACCCACGGCCAGGTGGGCGTGCTGCGCCTGTATGCAATGGCCAACTGGCTGTTGGGGCGGCGATGA
- a CDS encoding glutathionylspermidine synthase family protein, translating into MQRIRIAERAQWRARADEAGFRFHTIDGQPYWDESAYYAFTLRQIEQDIEDPSAELHQMALDLVGDVIASERLMDQLAIPSHYRDWIADSWRQRQPHLYGRLDLAYDGTGPAKLYELNYDTPTSLFEASFFQWQWLEDQRNAGRLPQHADQFNAIHEALVERFGELATQLPPPLYFSAVGSSDEDRGTVDYLRDCASQAGLHGQAIAIEDIGLSEDGRFTALDDSVIGTLFKLYPLEDLMAEEFGRALPGSGVQLLEPAWKAVLSNKGILPLLWQRNVGHPNLLEAHFDDGSTLASGWVRKPLFSREGANIYMHLADGSTQRSDGPYDGPAIIQRAHPLTRFEGGYPLIGSWVIGDHACGIGIREDDSAITRDSARFVPHAIVDEAPTRIYV; encoded by the coding sequence ATGCAGCGCATCCGGATTGCCGAGCGTGCCCAGTGGCGGGCACGCGCGGACGAAGCGGGTTTCCGCTTCCACACCATCGACGGCCAGCCGTACTGGGATGAAAGCGCGTACTACGCCTTCACCCTGCGCCAGATCGAACAGGACATCGAAGACCCCAGCGCCGAGCTGCACCAGATGGCGCTGGACCTGGTCGGCGATGTCATCGCCAGCGAACGGCTGATGGACCAGCTGGCGATTCCGTCGCACTACCGCGACTGGATCGCCGACAGCTGGCGTCAGCGCCAGCCGCACCTGTACGGGCGCCTGGACCTGGCCTACGACGGCACCGGTCCGGCCAAGCTGTACGAGCTGAACTACGACACGCCGACCTCGCTGTTCGAGGCCAGCTTCTTCCAGTGGCAGTGGTTGGAGGACCAGCGCAACGCCGGCCGCCTGCCGCAGCACGCCGACCAGTTCAACGCCATCCACGAGGCGCTGGTCGAACGCTTTGGCGAACTGGCCACGCAGCTGCCGCCGCCGCTGTACTTCAGCGCGGTGGGCAGCTCGGACGAGGATCGCGGCACGGTCGACTACCTGCGCGATTGCGCCTCGCAGGCGGGCCTGCATGGCCAGGCGATCGCCATCGAGGATATCGGCCTGTCCGAGGACGGCCGTTTCACCGCGCTGGACGATTCGGTGATCGGCACGCTGTTCAAGCTGTACCCGCTGGAAGACCTGATGGCCGAGGAATTCGGCCGCGCGCTGCCTGGTTCGGGCGTACAGCTGCTGGAACCGGCATGGAAGGCGGTGCTGAGCAACAAGGGCATCCTGCCGCTGCTGTGGCAGCGTAACGTGGGCCACCCGAACCTGCTGGAAGCGCACTTCGACGACGGCAGCACGCTGGCTTCGGGCTGGGTGCGCAAGCCGCTGTTCTCGCGCGAAGGTGCCAACATCTATATGCACCTGGCCGATGGCAGCACCCAGCGCAGCGACGGTCCGTATGACGGCCCGGCCATCATCCAGCGTGCGCATCCGCTCACCCGCTTCGAAGGTGGCTACCCGCTGATCGGCAGCTGGGTGATCGGCGACCACGCCTGCGGCATCGGCATCCGCGAGGACGACAGCGCGATCACCCGCGACAGCGCGCGTTTCGTGCCGCACGCGATCGTGGACGAGGCGCCGACGCGGATCTACGTCTGA
- a CDS encoding DUF4129 domain-containing protein: MRIDRLDVVLRARSGWEAMELGSALARRHARAVWGSWLLASAPLFVIFNAVGWWLDAFGWAWLAMWWCKPLFERAPLYVLSRGIFGEPVTAVGALRAQHSWGHSGFWGYLGWRRFSVLRSLCLPVNLLEGNAPNQRGPRRRAVAAGAAGAATALTVLCMVFEAVLVSGAIGAVFMFMPLELMSESWRAAWDVIGKDTPAWARFGFNLVCWLASVLIGPFFVGAGFGLYLNRRTQMEAWDVEIALRRLRGRLLPVAPTLALLLCLALPLAVGPVHAQNAAQSAEEASETGLDDTPDEEAATADNDPANAPATIFGTAPVDTAGFRQAVSRAYEDPLQRPTRQVTHWKPIEQAEEKKKDDKALQRDSRNTGERKARSSGIAWLARLAEWGLWGLLGVLLLVLLLTARVWLPWLRGSGRRKVVAAPEVVEDHLELPAVLPPDVATQAGLLWDQGRPRQALALLYRASVRTVGERSGIALPPGATEAQCLRASRRMPEAADRDLFARIVRMWQYAAYGGRLPNRSDFDALAATLRQQYRWQA; encoded by the coding sequence ATGCGGATTGACCGCCTGGACGTAGTGCTGCGTGCACGCAGCGGCTGGGAGGCGATGGAGCTGGGCAGCGCCCTGGCCCGCCGCCATGCCCGCGCGGTATGGGGCAGCTGGCTGCTGGCCAGTGCACCGCTGTTCGTGATCTTCAATGCAGTGGGTTGGTGGCTGGATGCCTTCGGCTGGGCGTGGCTGGCCATGTGGTGGTGCAAGCCGCTGTTCGAGCGCGCGCCCCTGTACGTGCTGTCGCGCGGCATCTTCGGCGAACCGGTGACGGCGGTGGGCGCCCTGCGCGCGCAACACAGCTGGGGCCACAGCGGATTCTGGGGTTACCTCGGCTGGCGCCGCTTCAGTGTGCTGCGCAGCCTGTGCCTGCCGGTGAACCTGCTGGAAGGCAATGCGCCGAACCAGCGTGGCCCCCGCCGCCGCGCGGTGGCCGCCGGTGCGGCCGGCGCCGCGACGGCGCTGACGGTGCTGTGCATGGTGTTCGAAGCGGTGTTGGTGTCCGGCGCGATCGGCGCGGTGTTCATGTTCATGCCGCTGGAGCTGATGTCCGAATCCTGGCGCGCGGCGTGGGACGTGATCGGCAAGGACACGCCGGCCTGGGCACGCTTCGGTTTCAACCTGGTGTGCTGGCTGGCCTCGGTGCTGATCGGCCCGTTCTTCGTCGGTGCCGGCTTCGGCCTGTATCTGAACCGGCGCACGCAGATGGAAGCCTGGGACGTGGAGATCGCGCTGCGCCGCCTGCGTGGGCGCCTGCTGCCGGTCGCCCCGACGCTGGCCCTGCTGCTGTGCCTGGCACTGCCACTGGCGGTCGGGCCGGTGCACGCGCAGAACGCAGCGCAGAGCGCAGAAGAGGCCAGCGAGACGGGCCTGGACGACACGCCGGACGAGGAAGCCGCCACGGCCGACAATGACCCGGCCAACGCCCCGGCGACCATCTTTGGCACCGCACCGGTGGATACCGCAGGGTTCCGCCAGGCGGTGAGCCGCGCCTATGAAGATCCACTGCAGCGCCCGACGCGCCAGGTCACACACTGGAAACCGATCGAGCAGGCCGAGGAAAAGAAAAAGGACGACAAGGCGCTGCAGCGCGACAGCCGCAACACCGGTGAGCGCAAGGCCCGCAGCAGCGGCATCGCCTGGCTGGCGCGCCTGGCCGAGTGGGGCCTGTGGGGTCTGCTGGGCGTGCTGTTGCTGGTGCTGCTGCTGACCGCCCGGGTGTGGCTGCCGTGGCTGCGTGGCAGTGGCCGGCGCAAGGTCGTTGCCGCGCCAGAAGTGGTGGAAGATCACCTGGAACTGCCGGCCGTGCTGCCACCGGATGTGGCCACCCAGGCCGGCCTGCTGTGGGACCAGGGGCGGCCGCGGCAGGCGTTGGCCCTGTTGTACCGCGCCAGCGTGCGTACCGTGGGTGAGCGCAGCGGCATCGCCCTGCCCCCCGGCGCCACCGAAGCGCAGTGCCTGCGCGCATCGCGGCGCATGCCCGAGGCTGCCGACCGTGACCTGTTCGCGCGCATCGTGCGCATGTGGCAGTACGCCGCCTATGGTGGCCGCCTGCCCAACCGCAGCGACTTCGATGCGCTGGCCGCAACGCTGCGCCAGCAATACCGGTGGCAGGCATGA
- a CDS encoding gamma carbonic anhydrase family protein, which produces MNPLRPFRDKMPILGERVYIDPACTVIGDVELAEDVSVWPGTVIRGDVNYVRIGARTNVQDGTIIHVSHHSPYNKAGYPTLIGEGVTVGHGCIIHACTIGDYSLIGMGACILDGARVERHAFVGAGAVVGPGKVVGEGELWVGNPARPARTLSDKEIESLHYSADHYVRLKDQYLA; this is translated from the coding sequence ATGAACCCGCTGCGCCCCTTCCGCGACAAGATGCCCATCCTCGGCGAGCGCGTGTACATCGATCCGGCCTGCACGGTCATCGGTGACGTGGAACTGGCCGAAGACGTGTCGGTGTGGCCGGGCACGGTCATCCGCGGTGACGTCAACTACGTGCGCATCGGCGCGCGCACCAACGTGCAGGACGGCACCATCATCCATGTCAGCCACCACAGCCCGTACAACAAGGCCGGCTACCCGACCCTGATCGGCGAAGGCGTGACCGTCGGCCATGGTTGCATCATCCACGCCTGCACCATCGGTGATTACAGCCTGATCGGCATGGGCGCCTGCATCCTCGACGGTGCCCGGGTGGAACGCCATGCGTTCGTGGGTGCCGGTGCGGTGGTCGGCCCGGGCAAGGTGGTCGGCGAAGGCGAGCTGTGGGTCGGCAACCCGGCACGTCCGGCACGCACGCTCAGCGACAAGGAGATCGAATCGCTGCACTACTCGGCCGACCACTACGTGCGGCTGAAGGACCAGTACCTGGCCTGA
- a CDS encoding AAA family ATPase gives MTEVPELPAAAHARLIERVDAIRKAVGHAFIGQADVLDQILVALLAGGHVLIEGVPGLGKTLLVRALAQALELDYGRVQFTPDLMPSDVSGHAVYDPKSESFKIRRGPVFTHLLLADEINRAPAKTQSALLEVMQEGQVTIEGKAFTLAPPFMALATQNPLEQEGTYPLPEAQLDRFLLKVLIDYPQLEDEKRMVAAITRGRAASDFDLSQVPRVLGAGELLELQRATAAISIDDEVIDYAVRIVAATRQWPGIAVGAGPRGSIALVRASRAQAVLAGRDFVTPDDVRDIARPALRHRIALAPELQIEGQDADDVLGALLAKVEAPRR, from the coding sequence ATGACCGAAGTTCCCGAACTGCCGGCAGCGGCCCACGCCCGCCTGATCGAGCGCGTCGATGCCATCCGCAAGGCCGTCGGCCATGCCTTCATCGGCCAGGCCGACGTGCTGGACCAGATCCTGGTGGCCCTGCTGGCCGGTGGCCATGTGCTGATCGAGGGTGTGCCCGGGTTGGGCAAGACCCTGCTGGTGCGGGCATTGGCCCAGGCGCTGGAGCTGGACTACGGCCGCGTCCAGTTCACCCCGGACCTGATGCCCAGCGACGTCAGCGGCCACGCCGTGTACGACCCGAAGAGCGAGAGCTTCAAGATCCGCCGCGGGCCGGTGTTCACCCATCTGCTGCTGGCCGACGAGATCAACCGCGCACCGGCCAAGACCCAGTCGGCACTGCTGGAAGTGATGCAGGAAGGCCAGGTGACCATCGAAGGCAAGGCCTTCACCCTGGCACCGCCGTTCATGGCGCTGGCCACGCAGAATCCGCTTGAGCAGGAAGGCACCTACCCGCTGCCGGAAGCACAGCTGGATCGCTTCCTGTTGAAGGTGCTGATCGACTACCCGCAGCTGGAGGACGAGAAGCGCATGGTGGCCGCGATCACTCGTGGCCGCGCCGCCAGCGATTTCGATCTGAGCCAGGTGCCGCGAGTGCTCGGAGCCGGCGAGCTGCTGGAACTGCAGCGTGCCACCGCGGCGATCAGCATCGATGACGAAGTGATCGACTACGCAGTGCGGATTGTCGCCGCCACCCGGCAGTGGCCAGGCATCGCGGTGGGCGCTGGCCCGCGCGGCAGCATCGCGCTGGTGCGCGCATCGCGGGCGCAGGCCGTGCTGGCCGGTCGTGACTTCGTCACCCCGGACGACGTACGCGACATTGCACGCCCGGCGCTGCGCCACCGTATCGCGCTGGCACCGGAACTGCAGATCGAAGGGCAGGATGCCGACGACGTGCTGGGCGCGCTGCTGGCCAAGGTGGAAGCACCGCGCCGATGA
- a CDS encoding stage II sporulation protein M, with amino-acid sequence MKQEQFVARYQQEWQDLEQWLRLRADVSRRRRRQASELALDDTAFPQRYRRLCQQLALARERGYSPQLVQRLQQLMQHGHSALYRTPPTRWRAALEFLVGGFPQLVRSQARSMGVALVMFALPTVACFVLVQLYPDLIHQLMDNRQIAEMERMYDPAAERLGRDSGTDWMMFGHYIMNNISIALRTFASGLLAGLGTLLVLLFNGVIFGSVAGHLQHIGHGDPFWRFVVGHAAFELTAIVIAGGAGLQLGMKLLAPGRRSRLDALVEGGRIGARLCLGVAFMLLVAAFIEAFWSSIAEVPAWGKFSVAGVLWAGVLLWLWRGGRGGGDAD; translated from the coding sequence ATGAAGCAGGAGCAGTTCGTCGCCCGTTACCAGCAGGAATGGCAGGACCTGGAGCAATGGCTGCGGCTGCGCGCAGATGTGTCGCGCCGCCGGCGCCGCCAGGCCAGTGAACTGGCCCTGGACGATACCGCCTTCCCGCAACGTTACCGGCGCCTGTGCCAACAGTTGGCCCTGGCCCGCGAGCGTGGCTACAGCCCGCAGCTGGTACAGCGCCTGCAGCAGCTGATGCAGCACGGGCACAGCGCGCTGTACCGCACGCCGCCCACGCGCTGGCGTGCGGCACTGGAATTCCTGGTCGGCGGCTTCCCGCAGCTGGTGCGCAGCCAGGCGCGCAGCATGGGCGTGGCACTGGTGATGTTCGCGCTGCCGACCGTGGCCTGCTTCGTGCTGGTGCAGCTCTACCCGGACCTGATCCATCAGCTGATGGACAACCGCCAGATCGCCGAGATGGAGCGCATGTACGACCCGGCCGCCGAGCGCCTGGGCCGCGACAGCGGCACCGACTGGATGATGTTCGGCCACTACATCATGAACAACATCAGCATCGCCCTGCGCACCTTTGCCAGCGGCCTGCTGGCCGGGCTGGGCACGCTGCTGGTGCTGCTGTTCAACGGCGTGATCTTCGGTTCGGTGGCCGGTCACCTGCAGCACATCGGCCACGGCGACCCGTTCTGGCGCTTCGTGGTTGGCCACGCTGCCTTCGAACTCACCGCCATCGTGATTGCCGGTGGCGCCGGCCTGCAGCTGGGCATGAAGCTGCTGGCGCCGGGCCGGCGCAGCCGCCTGGACGCGCTGGTCGAAGGCGGACGCATCGGCGCGCGGCTGTGCCTGGGCGTGGCCTTCATGCTGCTGGTGGCGGCGTTCATCGAGGCGTTCTGGTCGTCGATTGCCGAAGTACCGGCATGGGGCAAGTTCAGCGTGGCCGGCGTGTTGTGGGCCGGCGTGCTGCTCTGGCTGTGGCGTGGCGGGCGCGGAGGCGGCGATGCGGATTGA
- a CDS encoding DUF58 domain-containing protein has translation MRPAPLLLALLLGWAALGGLVVGGWLPSWSWVLAALVVATLAVLDLWRQWRRPSPQVQRELPEALALGVRREAALRLQAAQAMTVQVFDLVPGGWPLESLPQRVRLQAGTASTLHYHLQPLQRGRFRFEGVHVRMRSPWRLWWQQRTLPPTLDVRVYPNFVPLTRFALFSADQASRLVGAHVKRRRGEGTDFHQMREYRVGDSLRQLDWKATARARKLISREYQDEKNQQLLLMLDSGRRMLASEGGLSHFDHALNASLVVAYLALRQGDAAGLFAAGGERRWVAPQRGMGTVEHLLRASYDLQPRAVATDYLAAATEVSLRQRRRALVMLVSNVRDEDIEDLLAAVRLLQRRHLVCVASLRERELDGALEGEVQTLEEAARAGAAALYLQQRAKAHEALRGEKVMVLDVTADALPGALVERYLAVKREGLL, from the coding sequence ATGAGGCCGGCCCCGCTGCTGCTGGCGCTGTTGCTGGGCTGGGCTGCACTGGGCGGCCTGGTCGTGGGCGGATGGCTGCCGTCTTGGAGCTGGGTACTGGCCGCGCTGGTGGTGGCCACGCTGGCGGTGCTGGACCTGTGGCGGCAATGGCGGCGCCCATCGCCGCAGGTGCAGCGCGAACTGCCCGAGGCGCTGGCGCTGGGCGTTCGCCGTGAGGCCGCGCTGCGCCTGCAGGCAGCGCAGGCGATGACCGTGCAGGTGTTCGACCTGGTGCCGGGCGGCTGGCCGCTGGAATCGCTGCCGCAGCGCGTGCGGTTGCAGGCCGGCACCGCCTCCACCCTGCATTACCACCTGCAGCCGCTGCAGCGTGGGCGCTTCCGCTTCGAAGGCGTGCACGTGCGCATGCGCTCGCCATGGCGCCTGTGGTGGCAGCAACGCACCCTGCCGCCGACGCTGGACGTGCGCGTGTACCCAAACTTCGTGCCGCTCACCCGCTTTGCGTTGTTCAGTGCCGACCAGGCCTCGCGGCTGGTCGGTGCGCACGTGAAGCGTCGCCGTGGTGAAGGCACCGACTTCCATCAGATGCGCGAGTACCGGGTGGGCGACAGCCTGCGCCAGCTCGACTGGAAGGCCACCGCGCGGGCGCGCAAGCTGATCTCGCGCGAGTACCAGGACGAAAAGAACCAGCAGCTGCTGCTGATGCTCGACAGCGGGCGGCGCATGCTGGCCAGCGAAGGTGGACTGTCCCACTTCGACCATGCGTTGAACGCCTCGCTGGTGGTGGCGTACCTGGCGCTGCGCCAGGGTGATGCGGCCGGCCTGTTCGCCGCCGGCGGCGAGCGCCGCTGGGTGGCGCCGCAGCGTGGCATGGGCACGGTGGAGCATCTGCTGCGCGCCAGCTATGACCTGCAACCGCGCGCGGTGGCCACCGACTACCTGGCGGCGGCCACCGAAGTGTCGCTGCGCCAGCGCCGGCGCGCGCTGGTGATGCTGGTCAGCAACGTGCGCGACGAGGACATCGAAGACCTGCTGGCGGCCGTGCGCCTGCTGCAGCGACGCCACCTGGTGTGCGTGGCCAGCCTGCGCGAGCGCGAGCTGGACGGCGCGCTGGAGGGTGAGGTGCAGACGCTGGAGGAAGCCGCGCGCGCCGGTGCCGCCGCCCTGTATCTGCAACAGCGCGCGAAGGCGCACGAGGCGCTGCGCGGCGAGAAGGTGATGGTGCTGGACGTGACCGCCGACGCCCTGCCCGGTGCGCTGGTGGAGCGCTACCTGGCGGTGAAGCGCGAAGGGTTGCTCTGA
- a CDS encoding response regulator, which produces MSTSPADAAKILIVEDEPRLASVLRDYLAAAGMASHWVDDGGQVIEAFARYQPDLVLMDLMLPQRDGVDLCRELRASSDVPVIMVTARVEEIDRLLGLEIGADDYICKPFSPREVVARVVAVLRRYRPDPATRARAGLCIDEPAARATWNGKGLDLTPVEYRLLRTLLATPGRIWARDELLDRLYLDHRVVVDRTVDSHVRNLRRKLADAGMDEDPIRSVYGMGYSYEP; this is translated from the coding sequence ATGAGCACGTCCCCCGCCGACGCCGCGAAGATCCTGATTGTCGAGGACGAGCCGCGCCTGGCCTCGGTGCTGCGCGACTACCTGGCCGCCGCCGGTATGGCCAGCCACTGGGTGGACGACGGCGGCCAGGTGATCGAGGCGTTTGCGCGCTACCAGCCGGACCTGGTGCTGATGGACCTGATGCTGCCGCAGCGCGATGGCGTGGACCTGTGCCGCGAACTGCGCGCCAGCAGCGATGTACCGGTGATCATGGTGACCGCGCGGGTGGAGGAGATCGATCGCCTGCTGGGCCTGGAGATCGGCGCCGACGACTACATCTGCAAGCCGTTCAGCCCGCGCGAGGTGGTGGCGCGGGTGGTGGCGGTGCTGCGCCGCTACCGTCCCGATCCGGCCACGCGTGCCAGGGCCGGCCTGTGCATCGATGAGCCGGCCGCGCGCGCCACCTGGAACGGCAAGGGGCTGGACCTGACCCCGGTGGAGTACCGCCTGCTGCGCACCCTGCTGGCCACGCCGGGCCGGATATGGGCGCGCGATGAACTGCTCGACCGCTTGTACCTGGACCATCGGGTGGTAGTCGACCGCACCGTCGACAGCCACGTGCGCAACCTGCGCCGCAAGCTGGCCGACGCCGGCATGGACGAAGATCCGATCCGTTCGGTGTATGGAATGGGGTACAGCTACGAGCCGTGA